The genomic interval GCACAGGAAATGGTATTCAGGATGACTGGTATGGCCTTCGCCCTCCTGAATGATAACACACATATGCTCAATTATACAAAGCGAATATTTGAATGCTTTCCCGCGCTTGTATATCAACGAACCAATTCATTGCGGCTGGTACTATTATGCTGGCAGGCACTCGCCTGTCTGGGACTTGACAACCTGGCTCCGGCAAACAAAATATGCCAGCACGCAGACAAGCTGCTAAAGGCTTATCCATTTGATTTTACCAGTGGGCGCCATATTGAAGTGCTGCAAAAGATGATCCTGGCAGAAATCTATTTCAAGGAAAAGGAATTGAACCGGGCCATCCGTATAGCGGAAGCAGCTGTTGAAATTTCACAGAAGATGGACCTTAAATTATTACTACTGACAGGCTTTAAACAACTTAGCAAAATGTATTCGCAGGTTCGCTTTGATAAACAATATAATCAGGCCCAGCAGCAAATGTCGCTCATCAATAAAAGTACTTCATTTAAACATTTTGAAAGGGTACTTGTCACTGTCTCAAAAACCAATCAGCTATAAATCAGTAATTTATAAAGAAATTCAGCCATAAAAAGTTCTCCTTTTAAAGCGAAAACACATTTTTTTGCAATGCATCTGGCATAATTTTGCGTTATTGCATATCATAATGGCCATTGATGAAAGTAAATACACTACATTCCAACAATTTCTGCTCAACCTGCTGAGCCTGTTGACCATTATACCATTGGCGCCTTACCTTAACCGGTATATACCTCCATTAGTTGTACAAGGCTGGCATATGGATATGTTTGTGGCAGTGCTGATCGCCTTCCTGTTCACGCGTTTGCTATTATGGATCTTTAAACCGTTGATCATCCCGGCCTTTGTGCTTGTTTGCAGTGTATTGTTTATCAATTATTTTACAGACAACTATTCCTTTACCAATGTTCTGAACGATTATAAGGGTATGGTACAGGGTAACTGGGGCGCCAAGAACAATAAACAGTTCGACATTCTCAGCCTTTACCCCAGACGTGTGGAAACTTATCGTGATAAAACAGTAAGGGGCATACGGGACAAGGTTAACTATAAAGACTCACTGGTTCGCAATTTTTCTGTTGCCCATTCTGTGAAAGATTTTGATGAATATTTTCCAAAATACGGGAAGGTATCCCGCTATCTCGCATTGTTCCATTATATCAACAGGCATTTCAAATATGTGCCTGACACCCATCGTGATGAATATTTCGCTACTCCCATGGAAACCATCCAGAATGGCTTGGGGGGTGACTGCGATGACCACTCTATACTGATGGCTTCCTGCCTGCAATCTATTGGTGCCCGCTGCCGTATTGTACTTATACAGGGACACGCCTATCCGGAACTTTATTGCGGCAGTAAAGAGGACTTTGAAGTTATAAAACAGGCCATTGTTACTTTGTTTCCGCAACCTCCTGTGAAGGAGATCCACTACCACGAGATGAAAGGCGAATACTGGATAAACCTTGACTATACTGCCCGTCACCCGGGAGGCAAGTATATGAACGACAAGGTTTATGCATTGATTGAATTATGATACAAAGAAAGCATTAGTAATGAGCCAATTCAAGACGATAAAGAAATATCACTCTTTCTTCAGGTTTAAGCGCGATTTTGAGCGGTATAGTTTGAGAAAGGTCAGAAGCTATGAGATCATTATCCACTGGCTGCATAAGGTATTGAGCAGAAGCCAGTTCCTGATATTATCAGGTATCCTTGTTGGCCTTGGAGCCGGAATGGCGGGAGTGGTGCTGAAAGTGCTTGTACATTATATACATTATTTCATCACTCATAAGGTACATTTCAGCACACAGATCATTTTTTATATTCTCTTTCCATTCCTGGGTATTGTGCTCACAACAGTGTTGGTTGTCTGGGGGTTCAAAGGGCAGTCCAGAAAGGGTATTGGTCTTATTCTCTATGAAATTGCACAGAATTCCAGTCTTATTCCGCCGGTAAAAATGTATTCGCAGATCATGCAAAGCGCTATTACGGTAGGACTGGGAGGTTCTGCCGGATTGGAAAGTCCTATTGCAGTGACGGGCGCCGCTATTGGCAGTAATTATGCTCGCAACTATAACCTGGGATATAAGGAAAGAACGCTCTTATTGGCAGCCGGCGCCACTGCCGGTATTGCTGCTGCCTTCAACGCGCCAATTGCAGGCGTGATGTTTGCCTTTGAGATACTGTTGACAGGCGTTGTTTTCTCCGATTTCATCCCGCTGATATTAGCCGCCGTTTGCGGTAGCTTATTATCAAAGATCATTCTCCAGGAAGAAGTACTATTTCATTTTGAAACCAGGCAGCCATTCAATTATTATAATGTTCCCTACTATATTGGATTGGGATTGCTATCTGCATTTTATGCGCGTTACTTTATTGTCATATCTCAGCGCGTTGAACATTTCATTAAAGGTCTGAAATGGTCTGCCCTGCAGAAGGCTATTTTGGGAGGCCTGATAGTATCCGTTTTATGCGTGTTGATGCCGCCTTTATTCGGGGAAGGATATACCAGCGTAAAATTACTGGCAGGAGGCTATTCCGACGAGATCATTCAAAATAGTTTTTTCAGGTATATTCCTGCACAAAGCTGGATATTGTTGTTGTTCACCGGATGCATCTGCCTGCTGAAAGTATTTGCGACTGCCTTTACCATTCATAGTGGTGGTAATGGCGGTAATTTCGCTCCTTCTCTTTTCGCAGGTGGATTTCTTGGATACTTCTTCGCGTTGCTGTGCACTCACCTGGGATTTAATAATGTTCCCTTTACCAATCTGGTGATAGTGGGAATGGCAGGTGTTATGAGCGGCGTAATGTATGCACCGCTGACGGCTATTTTCCTCATTGCCGAAGCCAGCTCCGGATATGACCTTTTCATCCCGCTGATGATCGTATCTACTACATCATTCCTGCTGGCGAAATGGTTTTCTCCAATCTCTCCTGAGCTAAAACATCTGGCGGATAAAGGAAAGATCTTTACGAGAGCGCATGACAAGAATATTTTGTCCCTGCTGAAACTGGAGGAATTAGTGGAAAAAGACTTTCAGCGCATATCTTCCGATGAAACACTCAGGCAGCTGATCGAACTCGTAAAACAGGGTCATCGCAACGTAATTGGCGTGTCTGGCTCCGACGAACAGCTGGAAGGTATCATTTCCCTCGATGATATACGACAGATCATGTTCAACCCTTCCCTGTATGATACAATAACCATCAGACAATTAATGAAGCCGCCGCTTGCGGTCATTGATATCCATGATAACGTAGCAGACGTGATCAATAAATTTGATGAGGTACATACCTGGAATCTTCCGGTCACTCATGAAGGCAAGCTGGTTGGCTTTGTCTCCAAATCAGGCATACTTAATCAATATAGATTATTATTGCAGGAGTATTCATGATCTTCATCCGTCAGATCATGCTTGAAATTTAATCCGGTTTATGGCCAAAATTCTGATCTTATTCGCGCATCCTGCATTTGAAAAATCCAGGGTGCATTCACAGTTACTAACTGCCATACGCGGCATGCCGGGAGTGACCCTGCATGACCTTTACGAGGTATATCCCGATTTGAATATTGACGTAAGGCATGAGCAATCGCTGCTCCTCCAGCACGACATTATATTGTTCCAGCACCCTTTTTACTGGTACAGCGCTCCTGCAATGATCAAACAGTGGCAGGACCTCGTTCTTGAACACGGTTGGGCCTATGGACGTACAGGCACTGCATTGCGGGGAAAAATGGCCGGTAATGTCATTTCTGCCGGCGCACAGGAATCAACATATAGCAAAGAGGGTTGGCATCATTATACCATCCATGATTTCCTTTTGCCATTCAGGCAAACGGCAGTGCTTTGCAATATGCAGTACCTGGACCCTTTTGTTATTTACGGTACGCACCGGCTTTCCTACACGGGAATCCTGGAGCAGGCGGTTGCTTATAAAAAAATGCTGGAAGGGCTACGGGACGGACAATTAAAAATTCAATGACATGGAACATTCTTACTTCTTTATAGCAATGATATACCTGGCTGCTGCGGTGATCTTCATCCCGATAGCCAAAAAACTCGGCTTAGGCTCCGTGCTGGGCTACCTGCTGGCTGGCATTGTAATAGGTCCATCTCTCCTGGGCTTTATCGGACAGGAGGGACAGGACATTATGCACTTTGCGGAATTTGGCGTGGTGATGATGTTGTTCCTCATCGGCATTGAACTGGAACCCGCTTTATTGTGGAATATGCGGGCGCCTATCCTGGGCCTTGGCGGATTACAGGTGCTGATCTCAACAGCTGCAATTGCCGGACTGGCCCTGTTACTTGGTCAGCCCCTGAATGCCTCACTGGCATTAGGAATGACACTGTCTCTGTCATCTACGGCAATTGTGTTGCAAAGTCTCAAAGAGAAAGGACAGTTATCGTCGGCGGCAGGTCAGAGTGCTTTTTCAGTACTGCTTTTCCAGGATATCGCAGTCATTCCGATGCTGGCGATCTTTCCCTTGCTGGCAGGTCCTGATTCAAACAGCGCTGCAGACCATACTTCATCACTCAGAGATAATCTGCCTGCCTGGATGCAGACCCTGGTAGTACTTGCCGCTGTAGTAGTGATCATTGTGGCAGGGCAATATTTGGTCCGCCCCTTGTTGAGGGTAGTGGCAAGAACACGTGTAAGGGAATTGTTCACAGCTTTCGCATTACTTCTTGTTGTAGCCATATCAGTACTTATGAGCCTCGTGGGATTAAGTCCTGCGTTAGGTGCGTTCCTGGGAGGAGTGGTATTAGCTAACAGTGAATACAAGCATGAACTGGAAAGCGATATAGAACCGTTTAAAGGCCTGCTGTTAGGCCTGTTCTTCATGGCAGTAGGAGCCTCTATTGACTTTAAGCTGGTAATGTCTATGCCATGGGTAATACTGGGCCTGGTTGTATCGTTAATGATCCTGAAAATGATCATACTCCTGGGATTAGGCAAGGCATTCCGAATCAGTATGGAGCAGAACCTGCTCTTTGGTATGGCGCTTTCCCAGATAGGAGAGTTTGCGTTTGTTTTGCTGGCCTTTACCCAACAGAATAATATCCTCCCTCCCCGGATGGTGAGTATTATGACAGCGGTAGTAGCGCTCAGCATGGCCCTGACGCCCTTACTGCTTCTAATATACGAACGCCTTATTCAGCCACGGTTCAACCAGGCCAGCCCTGAAACCAATACCCGTGAAGCAGACGAGATCCAGGAGAAACATCCAATCATCATTGCCGGGTTTGGGCGTTTTGGAAACATTGTGGGACGTTTCCTCCGGGTGAACGGAGTAAAGGCTACCATCCTGGACCTTGATTCAGACAGGGTAGATGCACTGCAAAACCTGGGTGTCAAGGTGTATTATGGCGACGCCTCCCGGCGCGATCTCCTGGAGGCCGCCGGTGCTGCTGATGCAAAGATCATTATCGTTGCCATGGATACCGTTGAGCAAACACTTGATGTGGTAAAAATGGTACGTAAACACTTCCCTCACCTGCAGATGCTGGTAAAAGCGGAGCATATCCCCGATACCTATGAACTGATGGACCTGGGCGTATTACACATCTATCGTGAAACGCTGGATACTTCACTACGTATGGGCGCGGATGCGCTTCAGATGCTCGGTATAAGGGCTTATCATGCACATCGTAATATCAGCACATTCCGGAAGCAGGATGAAAAAGCACTGAAAGGCCTGTCTGCCATCAGAAATGACAAAAAGCTCTACATCAATACGGTCAAGGCGCGTATTGAAGAACTTGAAAAACTGATGTCCAATGAAAGGGTAACCAAATGGAATCCTTCAGCACAGGGATGGGATGAGCAGTCCCTGATCGATGAGGCTAATCAGGACTAAAGCTACTCACCGCTTACAGTTTCCTGTATCCTGCGGGCAATGTCTTCCAGCAGCTGCGGGTCAATACTATGCCCTGCATGTACATGCTTGTCGCCGATAGCCCGCAGTTGTCCTTCTTCATCCTCTTCAAAGGTGATCTCACACTCTTCGACAGTTACTTTGTAGCTGATCTTATATTGCTGTATCCATGGGCGTACTTCCAGGATGTGGGGCTTCTCCTTAAACTCAAACTTTAGTATAAATGGTTCGTCCAGACCGTCCATAGTTCACAAATTAGCATGTAAAGATATTCTATTCAAAGCTCTTATTCCGGATACGCATTTTTTCCTCTCTTGATAGTTCATGAATGAATAACAGGGAGAGAGATGCTGCGGCACTGATGATCAGTATATATCCTATAAAACCGAGCGTGTGAAATAACCGGAACAAGGTCCAGTCGTTAATAATAGCGTACTGGGCTAAAACAGCCAGCACTGTTCCTAAAAGCCCAAAGGCGAATGCAATTCTCTTCATAAAGGGTACGTTTTGGGATCCGTTATTCTTCTCGAATTAATTGATCTTTTTGTCCGTTTTTTTGGTTAAGTCCTACTGTTCAGGGGGCAAACAAAATGCCATGGCGTCCGTGAGGCAAAGTTACTATCAGCTTGATTTTTCGCGTGGATAGTTTTCCACATTTAAGGGAAGCTATGGAAATGTGAATAACTGCGCACTTAAGTGTCAGTAATATTCTGTATTGAAATAGAATGTATCATATTGATAATTATTACATAAGCGCATCATTTATAAACTTTTTTACCATAATTTTATCATACTTTATTAGTACAGCACTACTGAAGTCCGCTACAGGCATAGAAATTAACTGCTATATGTTGTGAATAACTACCAAAACGATCATCGGGCAATTTTCCAGTTTTTATGATTATTAAGTGCTTACCGGTCATCTATTCCATGACTTGTACCGGTATGGATTAATTTGAGGGAATATAGTACCCGGGGCCTTTCCAGGCCGGGGTTTGGTTCTTTCCTACCGGGCGTGTTGCGCCTGCTGTAGCATTTTAAACGCTGTGAACACCCTGATCCAATTTAATCCTGAAAAGTCTGAGAGAAGAAGCAAAGATGGCGGAAAAACAAGGCGCGTTGGACCGATATCAGAAAAAATAAAAGCCGGAATAAGATTATTCCGGCTCATTACCTAAACCTACAACTGTTACACTGTTAGTAACATATCTTTAATATCTTTTAGTGCATAGCACTTGGATCCAGTTTTGTTTTCTTCGTGCCCTTTACCATAAGTACAAACGGTACGCAGATCAGGAACATCAAGCCCAGGTACAGGAATACGTCCATATACGACATCACCACAGACTGCTTCATGACGCTATATTCCATTGCCTGGTAAGCGCTTCCGAGGGCTCTCTTTGTATCCATTCCTTTTGAAGCAAAGTTGGCTGTCATTCCGGATACCCTGTTCATTACATCAGGATTATTAGTATCCAGCTTGCTCACCAGGTCCACACGATGCAGTTCATTACGGCGGGATACGAATGTTGTGATCAGCGCCACACCAAAAGAACCACCCAACTGACGCATCATACCTGTGAATGCCGCACCTTGTCCTATCTGCTGACCTTTCAGCGTAGACAATGAAAGTGTTGTAATAGGAATGAACAGCATACCCATCCCAACCCCTCTTACTATAAGCATCCAGAAAAAGGCTTCTGATCCTGTATCCGGTGTAATGATCTTATATCCCCAAAAACAGAAGACAAAGAACAGGAACATTCCCAATGCCACCAGATACTGTTGCGGTATACCTCTTTCCAGCATTTTACCTATAAAGGGCATCATAAACGCGGTGGTCAGGGCTGCAGGTATCATCAACATACCTGACTGTGTAGCTGTCCAACCTAGTGTACTCTGTGTGTAAAGAGGAATAATGAAGGTAGATCCATATAACCCGAAGCCCATCAGGAACGATAGTATTGTACCTACCCTGAGATTTCCATTTCCAAGCACCCTCAGTTCCACAATCGGATTCTTATATGACAGTTCCCTCCAGATAAAGAAGAAGAAGCCCAGTACTGCTGCAATTCCTAATACCAATATTGTCGAGTCATTGAACCAGTCATCTTCCTGCCCACGTTCCAAAACGTACTGAAGTGATCCAACTCCTATGGCCAGGAGTCCGATTCCGAACCAGTCGATCTCACTCGCTGATTTCTTTTCACCATATTTCGGGCTTCTCACGAATTGTAGTGTAAGCAGGGTTGCTATTACACCAATAGGAATGTTTATATAAAAAATGTAAGGCCAGGAATAATTATCTACTATATAACCACCTAAAGGAGGACCCAGTGTAGGGCCGATGATCACACCCAAACCGTAGATCGCCTGCGCCATCCCTCTTTTTTCCGGCGGATAGCTTTCAGTAATAATGGTTTGTGAAGTTACCAGCAGGGCTCCACCACCCAACCCCTGTATAAAGCGGAATAACACGAGCTCCCACATGGCTGTGGCATTTCCGCAAAGGAAGGAGGATATAGTAAATATGATAATGGAAACCGCGAAGTAGTTACGACGTCCAAACTGTTGTGATAACCAGCTCGTCATCGGCACAATAATCACGTTACCGATAGCATAAGCAGTGATCACCCAACCTATCTCACTCAGCGTGGCTCCCATATTTCCACGCATATCATTCAATGCCACGTTCACGATGGTCGTGTCCACGATCTCCAGCAGGGCGCAAAAGATGGCAGTTATTGTAATGATCACCCGCCGGGCTCCATATTCTACCAATGATTCTTGTTGCATCGCGTTTATCAATTAATTGTATAAAGATCAGTTACCGAATGTCCCCGCCTGGTGACACGAAATACGCTATTGTATAAAAGACCAGACTTAAAGTAATTCCAATTTATGTTTCACCGCACCACCCAAGCGGGGCCATTCGTGACTGACATTAGTCAAGATGTACATCCACAACTACGTTCATACCCGGACGGAGTTGTTTTACTTCAGGTTGGTTCAGATCATTGAATTCGATCTTCACCGGCAAACGCTGTACAACCTTTACGAAGTTACCTGAAGCGTTATCAGGAGGCAGTAAGGCAAAACGAGCGCCTGTAGCAGGAGAGAAGGAAGTTACTTTACCCTCAATAGATTTACCGGGGAAGGCATCCACATGCACACTTACTTTCTGTCCCAGTTTCATTTTGTCGAGCTGTGTTTCTTTAAAGTTGGCTACAACCCATACATCATTGGATAAAACTACGCTGAAGAGTGACTGACCGGCCTGCACCAGCTGTCCTGGCTGTACATATATTTTTGATACTTCTCCATCTTCGGGAGCAGTGATGATAGAATAGCTCAGTACCAGTTTTGCGTTATCAACTTCAGCCTGGCGTTCTTTGATCACCGCTTTGGCAGCATTGATCTGTTCAGCAGTAGCATCACTTTGTGTAGATACAGCACTTGTCTGACGGGCAGCCACTTTCTTCTGTTCTTCCAGCACTTTTAACTGGCGCTCTGCAGTTTGTTTTGCTGCCAGGGCCTGTTCATATTGTTGCTGAGTAATGGAGTGATCCTTAACCAGGTTGCTGTAACGTTCGTAGTCCTGGTTAGCACGCCATACGTTCACTTTAGCGGCTTCAATCTGCGCGTCTACTGCAGAGATATTTGCCTGTGAAGAAGAGATATTTGAGCGGGCTGCCGTAGTGGTGGCAACTGCTACCTGTACATTTGCCTGGGCAGCGGCCAATGCAGCTTCTGCCTGCGCTACTTTTATCTGCAGATCCCTGTCATCCAGGATAACCAGGGTATCTCCTTTTTTTACACGCTGGTTATCTTTTACCCGCACCTCTTTCACATAACCTGTTACTCTTGGTATCACAGGGCTCACGTTTGCTTCTATCTGTGCGTTGTCGGTCTCTTCATGATGCTGGGCATGTATATATTTAGAGATACCGAATGCACCACCACCGATAACAAGGATTGCCAAAACGATGATGAAACGATAGTTCCTCTTTTTAGGAGCCTCATGAGCATTCTGGGAACTTTTATTGTTAGTAGCTGTTTGCGTTTCCATATAATATATATATGATTAAATACTTTTAAAATTCTGATTGATTATTTCCCGGCCTCAGTACCTGTTTCATTTAAAACACCTGCAGTTTCCAGTAGTTTAGTATAAGCAACTATCGCGTCTGCTTTTGCAAAGGCATAGTTCAGTTTTGCCTGTACATTTGCCACATCCGCTTCCAGCAGGTCTGTAGTTGTAGCCAGGTTATTCTCCTGTTTGTTTTTTACTATTTTATAATTTTCACTTGCCTGATCAATTGCTTTCATGTAGGCTTCTATCTTCTTCTGATTCACCAGATAGTCCTGATATGCCTTATTGATGGAAAGATGAATATTATCTGCCAGCAGCTCTTCATTTACCTGTACTTCCTGCAATCTTACTTTGGCCTCTGTCACTTTTGATCCTGCTTTCCAGAGGGAAGAAGGAGAGTATTTTACGCCGATACCGGCATTCAGTGCATTAGTTACGGTCAGGGCATTGGGTACTGACAGCGCAACGTATCCACCGGTTAGCGCCACAGAAGGATAATATTCGCCTTTAGCAGCTTTAATGCCTGCGTTTGCTGCTCTTTCACGGGCAGAGAGCGCCGCGGCGTCCTTACGGTTCTGCAGGGCTATCTGTTCCCATTCCGCAGCAGCTTTTGCTCCGGCGGGTACCTGTTCGAAGGTGGTGGTATCGGTGCTCAGCTCTGTCGTTTCCGGCAGTCCTAACAATAAATTCATGGCGATATTGGCCAGTTTGAGATTACTTTCTGCTTCCAGCAGTGAAACCTCTACATTGGACTGTTGCAGCTGTACCTTTAATAAGTCGTTACGAGCCACAATACCGTTCTTTTCAAGATTGGTAAAATCTGCTACCCGCTGCTGCTGTTGCTTCAGGTTTTCCTGTACGAGTAGTACCGCCTGTTGCGCCTTATAAAGATTGCTATAAGCGTTGATCGTATTCTGGATCACAGCTTCGCGGTCTTTGTCAGCATCCAGCTTCGCTGCTTCGGCAAGATATCTTGCTGACGCCTTCTGGCTCTGGATAATAAATCCGGAAAAGATCGGCAGGGAAACGGAGGCCATAGCATAAGCCACTGAATTCACTTTAGGAGATGAGCCGCCACCTGAACTGTCACCACCGCCCAGCTTTAGTTTGAGATCTACATTCGGCTCGTTGATACGGAGATATGAAGCAGAAACACTTACGTCCGGTAATTGCGAATTGTTGGCGGTCTTAACTGATGCCAGTGCTGCATCAATTTTGGTTTTGCTGAGTTTGAGTTCTTTACTGTTTTGTATACTAAGCGTTATGGCTTCTTTCAAAGACAGGCTCTTCTTGTCCTGCGCCTGGCTGCTGAGATATGGTAAAGTCAGCAGTAGTGCGCACACTGTCAGAGACCATAATCGCCTGTATGTGCTATTAAGCTTCATGGATTAGAATGGCTTTAAACAAATTTTTCAAATGATTGCTTGTATGACTGATCAGATATTCCTGAAGTTGGCTATCTGTAAGATGCTCTAAATTGCTCATGCGCTGGAAATGGTGCCTGGTAGACATTATATGATTAGTCGTACCAACAAGGGTAACCACCATCATCATAATATCCACATCGCCGTTAAATACCCCGTTTTCCTGTCCTTCATTAATGAAGGACTTGATCACCTCGTATACTTCCTTTTTATTTTCGTGAATAAGTTCGTTCACTGCAATGTCTTCCTGGATCTGCGCCCTTATCATCATCAGATTGAAGCAGGGATTGCCCATGACACGGGCCACATACGTTTCCACTAATGCATCAAATCTTTCAATATATGAACGTCCGTTATTACTAAGCGTTTCGGTTAGCGTCATTTTCCAGGCGATGATCCTTTTCAGGAAGATGGCCTCAATTAATTTCTCCTTTGAGCCAAAGTAGTAAGATATCATTGCGATGTTCACATCAGCCTCATGAGCAATATCCCTCACCGAAGTAGCGTGGAACCCACGGGAAGCGAATAACTTCTCGGCAGCCTCCAGGATTGATAATTGCTTTTGATTGTATTCCATGTGTAAATCGAATTGTGGACACAAAGTTAAACAAACATTTAATTAAATCAAACGACTGTTTAAATCTTGGTAAGTTTAAATACATTTTTAAGCTAATTTTAAGGTTCTTGCCGTTACCAGGTTAATTTTAGCTAAGCGAACGCTCACATACATTAATATTTTATTGCATACTTCCGAATGGAAGGCTATCTACGGAGAAGAGTGAACAGAAAGAACTAACAGTCTCAAAATGAACATAATGGACTTGTTGATTCCAGGTTTTTCATTTTACATTTGAGCCGTTAAAAAAATTGTTGTCCCGATCCAAATCTATCAATTATGCTATTTCTACATCCGGCCGAGTTCATTGTTGCTAACCAAACCATTCATTCTTTATTCAGAACCAATATATTATCATGTACCGTACTTTAAAAAGCTACTGTTTATCAGGCTGTTTGCCTATATCCATTAGTAGGCATCCTGCAAACCTGTTTTTGTACCTATCTCAATATTTATACCTATATCTATATTTATTTTCTGGTCTAAATCAATCTCTATATCTATCCATATCCATTATTTGAAAACGATACCGGATTCAATCG from Chitinophaga filiformis carries:
- a CDS encoding TetR/AcrR family transcriptional regulator, with amino-acid sequence MEYNQKQLSILEAAEKLFASRGFHATSVRDIAHEADVNIAMISYYFGSKEKLIEAIFLKRIIAWKMTLTETLSNNGRSYIERFDALVETYVARVMGNPCFNLMMIRAQIQEDIAVNELIHENKKEVYEVIKSFINEGQENGVFNGDVDIMMMVVTLVGTTNHIMSTRHHFQRMSNLEHLTDSQLQEYLISHTSNHLKNLFKAILIHEA